The window GAAACAGCCGATGGCGTGGAAGTGAGCTACCAGCTCAGCGGTCTGCCCGGCGCCGGACAGTATGGCTTCCATATCCATGAAAGCGGCGACTGCTCGGCTGCCGATGGCAGTTCGGCCAAAGGGCACTGGAATCCAGCTGGCGCCGACCATGGCGGTCCGGAAGGACCCGGTCATGCTGGCGACCTTGGCAATATTGAGGCCGACCAGAGCGGCGCGGCCAACGGGTCAATTTCATCCTCGCGCTTTCACCTCGGCAGTGAGCCAAGTCCAATCGGCCTGGCGGTGATTGTGCACGGCAAGGCCGACGATTTGCATTCACAGCCTACGGGAAACGCCGGTCCGCGTATTGCATGCGGAGTGATTGTCGCCCGCTAACTTGAAACGAGACATGGCCGTCGAACTGGCAGAGCCAAGAGCGGAAGAGCGCATGCAGGCTTTGCTGGTCGAGCCTGACGATGCCGCATACTATCGCTACTCGGGTTTGCTTGGCATCTGGTTTGGCGAGTATCTGCAAATTGAACGAGCCGTTGACCTGACGGCCGGTCTGCAGCT of the Leptospirales bacterium genome contains:
- a CDS encoding superoxide dismutase family protein, with the translated sequence MHRTIILSSLPILAVACLAGCSGAGGQSARADLQAKSDSHVSGTVQFHETADGVEVSYQLSGLPGAGQYGFHIHESGDCSAADGSSAKGHWNPAGADHGGPEGPGHAGDLGNIEADQSGAANGSISSSRFHLGSEPSPIGLAVIVHGKADDLHSQPTGNAGPRIACGVIVAR